From Gemmatimonadaceae bacterium, the proteins below share one genomic window:
- the rph gene encoding ribonuclease PH, translating into MAADSEPQRIGRQHHELRPITLERDVAPYAEGSCVVSFGTTRVLCTASVEDGVPNWRRGRGEGWLTAEYAMLPRATRTRTARERSQLGGRTQEIQRLIGRSVRAMLDSFAFGEYTIRLDCDVLVADGGTRTAAITGSCVATIDAFKWLVSSGRLAESPVRRRVAGVSVGIIGSTRRLDLDYAEDVVAAVDMNVIMSSEGRFVEVQGTGEHGTFARDDLDELVSLAVGGLQQIDALQLRALRA; encoded by the coding sequence GTGGCAGCAGATAGCGAACCGCAACGAATCGGACGACAACACCATGAGCTGAGGCCGATCACGCTCGAACGCGACGTCGCGCCGTATGCCGAGGGCTCGTGCGTCGTCTCGTTCGGCACGACGCGTGTGTTGTGCACCGCGTCCGTCGAAGACGGAGTTCCCAATTGGCGTCGTGGGCGGGGCGAGGGTTGGCTCACCGCGGAATACGCCATGTTGCCGCGGGCGACGCGAACACGCACGGCCCGTGAGCGATCGCAACTCGGTGGTCGCACGCAGGAGATTCAGCGTTTGATCGGACGCAGCGTGCGGGCGATGCTCGATAGCTTTGCGTTCGGCGAGTACACCATTCGGCTCGATTGCGACGTGCTCGTGGCGGACGGCGGAACGCGAACGGCGGCGATTACGGGATCGTGCGTCGCGACGATCGATGCGTTCAAGTGGCTCGTGTCGTCCGGACGCCTGGCGGAATCGCCGGTGCGACGGCGCGTCGCGGGCGTGAGCGTCGGAATAATTGGGTCGACTCGACGACTCGATCTGGATTATGCGGAGGACGTCGTTGCTGCCGTCGATATGAACGTGATCATGAGCAGCGAGGGTCGGTTCGTCGAAGTGCAGGGCACCGGCGAGCATGGCACGTTCGCGCGGGACGATCTCGATGAGCTCGTGAGCTTGGCAGTCGGCGGTCTGCAGCAGATCGACGCACTGCAGCTGCGCGCACTTCGCGCGTGA
- the rfaE2 gene encoding D-glycero-beta-D-manno-heptose 1-phosphate adenylyltransferase, with protein sequence MSDSNIDPIPKIMDWERAGAWRAKRRGRLVFTNGVFDLIHPGHVDVLLAARRHGDALVVGVNGDASVRRLKGPTRPVRTLAERSYVLAALAMVDAVVAFEQDTPLELILHLRPDVLVKGGDYAIETVVGAREVHGWGGDVRIIPLTTGQSTTSIIERLRGSR encoded by the coding sequence TTGAGCGATTCCAACATCGACCCGATTCCCAAAATCATGGATTGGGAACGGGCCGGCGCGTGGCGAGCGAAGCGGCGTGGGCGTTTAGTATTCACAAATGGCGTGTTCGACCTGATCCATCCCGGCCACGTCGACGTCCTGCTCGCGGCGCGCCGTCATGGTGACGCCCTCGTCGTCGGCGTGAACGGCGATGCGTCCGTACGGCGGCTGAAAGGACCAACCCGTCCCGTCCGCACACTGGCCGAGCGCAGTTATGTTTTAGCTGCCCTCGCGATGGTGGATGCCGTCGTCGCGTTCGAACAGGACACGCCGCTCGAGCTCATTCTTCATCTGCGTCCCGATGTTCTCGTGAAAGGTGGCGATTACGCCATCGAGACCGTCGTCGGTGCGCGCGAGGTTCACGGCTGGGGCGGAGACGTGCGAATCATTCCGCTCACCACCGGCCAATCGACCACATCGATCATCGAGCGACTCCGTGGCAGCAGATAG
- the rdgB gene encoding RdgB/HAM1 family non-canonical purine NTP pyrophosphatase, which translates to MTAGPLLIATRSAGKLRELRELFARSGLPILDLDEADIPPCDVEEDLETADTFEENALAKAHYFAGVRGGRVIADDSGLEVMALNGRPGVRSKRWSGRTDLAGRALDAANNARLLRELEGLTNRSARYVCVAAFVEGGDILTSRGETSGAILETPRGDGGFGYDPYFFSDELGKTFGEATLVEKERVSHRGRAFRGLIAALKERR; encoded by the coding sequence GTGACGGCCGGGCCGCTTCTCATCGCGACACGGAGCGCCGGGAAGCTCCGCGAGCTCCGTGAGCTCTTCGCCCGCTCGGGACTTCCGATTCTCGACCTCGATGAAGCGGATATCCCTCCATGCGACGTCGAGGAGGATCTCGAGACGGCAGACACGTTCGAAGAGAACGCGTTAGCAAAGGCTCATTACTTCGCTGGGGTCAGGGGCGGTCGCGTCATTGCCGACGATTCGGGTTTGGAAGTCATGGCGCTCAATGGCCGGCCCGGAGTGCGCAGCAAGCGCTGGAGCGGACGCACGGATCTCGCGGGTCGAGCGCTGGACGCGGCAAATAACGCGCGACTGCTGCGTGAGCTGGAGGGCCTAACGAATCGATCGGCGCGGTATGTGTGCGTCGCCGCGTTCGTGGAGGGTGGCGACATATTGACCAGTCGCGGCGAGACGAGCGGCGCGATCCTGGAAACGCCGCGCGGAGACGGAGGCTTTGGGTACGATCCGTATTTCTTTTCTGATGAACTGGGGAAGACGTTTGGTGAGGCGACGCTGGTCGAGAAGGAGCGAGTGAGTCATCGTGGTCGCGCGTTCCGCGGACTGATTGCGGCGCTGAAGGAGCGGCGTTGA
- a CDS encoding thioesterase family protein produces MTDSRTTFRRTTHDIEFRVRYAETDQMGVVYHANYLVWCEMGRTDFIRQLGVSYAELERNGVSLAVSELSARFHAAARYDELICVHTILADVRSRMIVFDYLVSNAETDQRLVSARTTLVSLDRVGKPIALPPAVRQLFL; encoded by the coding sequence ATGACGGACTCTCGAACCACTTTTCGGCGCACGACGCACGACATCGAATTTCGGGTGCGTTATGCCGAGACTGATCAGATGGGCGTGGTCTACCACGCCAACTATCTCGTCTGGTGCGAGATGGGGCGCACCGACTTCATCCGCCAGCTTGGCGTGAGCTACGCGGAGCTCGAGCGCAATGGCGTTTCGCTCGCGGTCTCCGAACTGTCGGCTCGCTTTCACGCGGCTGCCCGCTACGACGAGTTGATCTGCGTGCACACGATTCTTGCCGATGTTCGGTCGCGTATGATCGTTTTCGACTACCTGGTCTCGAACGCGGAAACGGACCAGCGCCTCGTATCTGCACGTACGACGCTTGTCTCTCTCGATCGCGTCGGAAAGCCGATCGCGCTCCCGCCCGCCGTTCGTCAACTGTTCCTCTGA
- the lptE gene encoding LPS assembly lipoprotein LptE — protein MRRSGPRFSAIIALATLVGCGVRYGFAGGGLPSNVRTMAVLPFDNQTTSPEVQRELLDIMRRELQKRLGVRDASESRADAIVRGVITAYDVDVPVAVSANPATAVTARRRLQVTIDIEIVEQANGHVLFQRKGLSGDGDYDERAEAAGRTKAIEKIVNDIVEGAQSQW, from the coding sequence ATGCGTCGATCTGGGCCCCGTTTTAGCGCTATCATTGCACTCGCCACGCTCGTCGGTTGTGGTGTCCGCTACGGATTCGCCGGCGGTGGTCTGCCGTCGAACGTCCGCACGATGGCAGTGCTTCCATTCGACAATCAGACGACTTCCCCCGAAGTGCAGCGCGAACTGCTCGACATCATGCGCCGAGAGCTTCAGAAACGTCTTGGCGTACGAGACGCATCAGAGAGTCGCGCTGACGCCATCGTTCGCGGCGTGATCACGGCGTACGACGTCGACGTGCCTGTCGCCGTCAGCGCGAATCCCGCGACGGCAGTGACGGCCCGGCGTCGTCTGCAGGTCACTATTGACATCGAGATCGTCGAGCAGGCCAACGGGCACGTGCTCTTCCAGCGCAAAGGGCTGAGCGGTGACGGCGACTACGACGAGCGCGCCGAGGCCGCCGGGCGAACCAAGGCAATCGAGAAGATTGTGAACGACATCGTCGAAGGAGCCCAGTCGCAGTGGTGA